The Echinicola rosea genome has a segment encoding these proteins:
- a CDS encoding DUF2911 domain-containing protein: MKKFDNLFLVGCVLMATLLSSCGGSGNKEEESAKEEEAQAMEMKEEERVSPLEKSVGKVGDKTLSVQYGAPSVNGRQIWGNLESYGEVWRTGANEATFVEISDDVTVEGKPLPAGKYSIFTVPMKEGDWTVIFNSEWNLEHGHYQYKEEHDVLRVNVTPEWLDENQEVLKITVEDPGLVIRWEKLRLPIAVQ; encoded by the coding sequence ATGAAAAAGTTTGACAATTTATTTTTAGTGGGTTGCGTTTTGATGGCCACGTTGCTGTCAAGTTGTGGAGGTTCAGGAAACAAAGAAGAAGAATCGGCCAAGGAAGAGGAGGCCCAGGCCATGGAAATGAAAGAAGAAGAGCGTGTCAGCCCACTCGAAAAGTCAGTGGGCAAGGTGGGCGACAAGACCCTGTCGGTCCAATATGGCGCACCATCGGTAAACGGCCGCCAGATCTGGGGGAATTTGGAATCCTATGGAGAGGTATGGCGGACAGGGGCAAACGAGGCCACCTTTGTGGAAATCTCCGATGACGTGACCGTCGAAGGGAAGCCCCTGCCGGCAGGAAAGTATTCCATTTTTACCGTGCCGATGAAAGAAGGTGACTGGACGGTGATCTTCAATTCCGAATGGAACCTTGAGCACGGCCATTACCAATATAAAGAGGAGCACGATGTGCTCCGGGTAAACGTAACGCCGGAATGGTTGGACGAAAACCAGGAAGTGCTGAAAATTACGGTGGAAGACCCGGGCTTGGTCATCCGCTGGGAGAAACTTCGCCTGCCCATTGCGGTCCAATAA
- a CDS encoding DUF6428 family protein: MRLSEIKQILNQSDQIQFLLPDGEKVSAHFHVTEVGRIEKHFIDCGGTERSESVINFQLWNANDYDHRLHPEKLTNIITLSEKVLKLGDWEIEVEYQGETIGKYGLDYDGKSFLLTTKQTDCLARDKCGIPQDKLPVEQEASCCTPNSGCC; this comes from the coding sequence ATGAGACTATCAGAAATCAAACAAATCTTAAATCAATCAGATCAAATACAATTTCTTTTGCCTGATGGGGAAAAGGTGTCTGCCCATTTCCATGTCACCGAAGTAGGGCGGATCGAAAAGCATTTTATTGATTGCGGGGGTACGGAGCGAAGTGAATCTGTTATCAATTTCCAGCTTTGGAATGCCAATGATTATGACCACAGGCTCCATCCGGAAAAACTGACCAATATCATTACCCTTTCTGAAAAAGTTTTAAAGCTTGGGGATTGGGAAATAGAGGTGGAATACCAGGGTGAGACCATTGGAAAATATGGTTTGGATTACGACGGCAAAAGCTTTTTGCTGACAACCAAACAGACGGATTGTCTGGCCAGAGACAAGTGTGGGATACCGCAGGATAAGCTGCCCGTTGAGCAGGAAGCTTCATGCTGTACCCCCAATTCAGGCTGTTGCTAA
- a CDS encoding penicillin acylase family protein, with translation MKYFGFLIVFIISLVLAVGLSVNLGQVPPLGYLMDPYHGFWQNAYSEDDFAQETLALEGLQAPVTVVYDDHLIPHVFAGNKADLMMAQGYVTAKHRLWQMEFQTRAAGGRIAEIVGSAALDFDRMQRRKGLGYGAKMGLQFLEENEPATLELISAYTQGVNQYIDQLDLSRMPVEYKILDYRPEQWTPYKTVLLLKYMADMLVGDRDIEFTNLRHVLGESMVNRLFPDIPSGNDPVIEADHVWDFDPLPVHRPDSVVYPDFSLLIDPVPAPAPGTGSNNWAVAGEKTKNGHPILANDPHLGLNLPSLWYAMQLSIPEYTVKGATLPGALGVISGFNEQVAWGVTNATRDVRDWYAITFKDHNRLEYRYNDQWIQSSVRVEEIPVKGEVAYLDTVIYTHYGPVVYDENFHPNDQKMNFALKWTAHEGSNEQQTFLDLNAARNHGDYLAALDHYTAPAQNFVFASSKGDIAMKVQGKFPLKWPEQGKYLMDGNNPVFEWNGYIPYGQNPSTLNPDRGFVSSANQYSVGESYPYYIFDNSFEDYRNRRINNRLREMEDITLEDMEALQFDDLDLHAAEALPVMLEKLKQDTTRKFDAQEQALLGVLEKWDYHADPDVKGPVAFELWWDAFKESVWKWLDQGERPIVYPDNFMTTSLMRDAPNDSIFDNPATTGQTETVVHHLQTSFDQASRAYQDLKATHGEDLVWAKYKNTTIQHLVANFSAFSREGIFTGGGRSIVNATSERHGASWRMLVELGPETRARGIYPGGQSGNPGSRFYDNFIETWAEGNYIDFGLRTPQDVENVLFTTTLKPTD, from the coding sequence ATGAAATATTTCGGTTTTTTAATAGTGTTTATCATTTCCCTGGTATTGGCAGTGGGCCTTTCGGTCAACTTGGGACAGGTACCCCCTTTGGGCTATTTGATGGATCCCTACCATGGGTTTTGGCAAAATGCTTATAGCGAAGACGACTTTGCTCAGGAAACTTTGGCACTGGAAGGGCTGCAGGCCCCTGTGACAGTGGTCTATGACGACCACCTGATACCCCATGTTTTTGCAGGAAACAAAGCGGACCTAATGATGGCCCAAGGCTATGTGACCGCAAAGCACCGTCTTTGGCAAATGGAATTCCAGACAAGGGCGGCTGGAGGGCGTATTGCCGAAATCGTGGGCAGTGCCGCATTGGACTTTGACAGGATGCAGCGAAGGAAGGGGCTGGGCTATGGTGCCAAGATGGGACTTCAGTTCCTGGAGGAGAACGAGCCCGCTACCCTCGAGCTGATCAGTGCCTATACCCAGGGGGTGAACCAATACATCGACCAACTGGACCTTTCCCGGATGCCGGTAGAGTACAAGATTTTGGACTATCGGCCCGAACAATGGACACCTTATAAGACAGTGCTGCTATTGAAGTACATGGCAGATATGCTGGTCGGGGACCGGGATATCGAGTTTACCAATTTGCGCCATGTCCTGGGCGAGTCAATGGTCAACAGGCTGTTTCCGGATATCCCCTCAGGCAATGACCCGGTGATCGAGGCCGACCATGTTTGGGATTTTGATCCTTTGCCCGTCCATCGGCCGGACAGCGTGGTGTACCCCGATTTTTCCCTGCTGATAGACCCCGTGCCTGCCCCGGCACCCGGTACAGGTTCCAATAACTGGGCGGTAGCGGGAGAGAAAACCAAGAACGGCCACCCGATATTGGCCAATGACCCTCACTTGGGACTTAATTTGCCGAGTTTGTGGTACGCCATGCAGCTGAGCATACCGGAATACACCGTAAAGGGCGCCACCCTGCCCGGAGCCTTGGGAGTGATCAGCGGATTCAATGAACAGGTGGCCTGGGGCGTAACCAACGCCACGCGGGATGTCAGGGACTGGTACGCCATCACCTTTAAGGACCATAACCGGCTGGAATACCGATACAATGACCAGTGGATCCAAAGTTCGGTCCGCGTAGAGGAGATTCCCGTGAAAGGTGAGGTGGCCTATCTGGACACCGTGATCTATACCCATTACGGTCCGGTGGTCTATGATGAAAACTTCCATCCCAATGACCAGAAAATGAATTTTGCGCTCAAATGGACCGCCCACGAAGGGTCCAATGAGCAACAGACCTTTTTGGATCTCAATGCGGCCCGCAACCATGGGGATTACCTTGCTGCGCTCGACCATTATACCGCCCCGGCCCAAAACTTTGTCTTTGCCTCCTCGAAAGGGGATATTGCCATGAAAGTACAGGGGAAATTTCCCCTTAAATGGCCAGAACAGGGAAAATATCTTATGGATGGGAACAATCCCGTATTTGAGTGGAACGGCTATATCCCATATGGGCAAAATCCTTCGACCCTGAATCCGGACCGGGGATTTGTGAGTTCTGCCAACCAGTATTCAGTAGGGGAAAGCTACCCTTATTATATTTTTGACAACAGCTTTGAGGATTACCGAAACCGGAGGATCAATAACCGGCTCAGGGAAATGGAGGACATTACCCTGGAGGATATGGAGGCATTGCAGTTTGATGACCTTGACCTACATGCCGCGGAGGCACTGCCCGTCATGTTGGAAAAGCTGAAACAAGATACTACCAGGAAGTTTGATGCGCAGGAACAGGCGTTATTGGGGGTATTGGAGAAATGGGATTACCATGCTGATCCAGATGTGAAAGGCCCCGTCGCCTTTGAGTTATGGTGGGATGCCTTTAAGGAGAGTGTCTGGAAATGGTTGGACCAAGGTGAGAGACCCATCGTCTATCCGGACAATTTTATGACTACCTCCCTTATGCGCGATGCGCCAAACGATAGCATATTTGACAATCCTGCCACTACGGGACAAACCGAAACGGTGGTGCACCACCTGCAGACAAGTTTTGACCAAGCATCCCGAGCGTACCAAGACCTCAAAGCAACGCACGGTGAAGACCTGGTATGGGCAAAATACAAGAATACCACCATCCAGCACCTGGTGGCCAACTTCTCGGCCTTTAGCAGGGAAGGAATATTTACGGGCGGCGGGCGCAGCATCGTCAATGCTACCAGTGAACGGCATGGTGCCAGTTGGAGGATGTTGGTGGAGCTGGGACCAGAAACAAGGGCCCGGGGAATCTATCCGGGAGGTCAGTCAGGGAATCCTGGCAGCAGGTTTTATGATAATTTTATCGAAACTTGGGCCGAGGGAAATTATATTGACTTTGGCCTAAGGACGCCGCAGGATGTAGAGAATGTGTTGTTTACCACCACCTTAAAACCAACTGACTGA
- a CDS encoding arsenate-mycothiol transferase ArsC: MLFPKIKEVVDSLDVTGISSERRTTLLPLIEFVQAKVANDEEIRLNFICTHNSRRSHLSQVWAQAIAFHLGLKNVFSYSGGTEATALFPMAAKALEKSGFKIIAFAEGTNPAYSIKYSDNEHPVIGFSKKYDHDFNPRSGFAAIMTCSQADGNCPFIEGAEKRIPITFEDPKLFDNTPQQEEKYMERSLQIASELFYVFSQIEKKQ, from the coding sequence ATGTTATTTCCCAAAATAAAAGAAGTGGTTGATTCACTTGATGTCACAGGAATATCCAGTGAACGTAGAACCACATTGCTACCGCTCATTGAATTTGTCCAGGCCAAAGTGGCAAATGACGAAGAAATCAGGCTAAACTTTATCTGTACCCATAACTCAAGAAGGAGCCATTTGTCACAAGTGTGGGCACAGGCAATCGCATTTCATTTAGGGCTGAAAAATGTTTTCAGTTATTCCGGAGGTACGGAAGCAACGGCCTTATTTCCAATGGCGGCAAAAGCTCTGGAAAAATCAGGTTTTAAGATCATTGCTTTTGCGGAAGGCACCAATCCTGCTTACAGCATTAAGTATTCGGATAACGAACATCCAGTCATTGGTTTTTCCAAGAAATACGATCATGATTTTAACCCCAGATCCGGATTTGCGGCGATTATGACCTGTTCCCAGGCTGATGGAAATTGCCCTTTTATAGAAGGGGCAGAAAAGCGCATCCCTATAACCTTTGAAGACCCAAAATTATTCGACAACACCCCCCAACAGGAAGAAAAATACATGGAACGGAGCCTACAGATAGCCTCTGAACTGTTTTATGTGTTTTCTCAGATAGAAAAAAAACAATAA
- a CDS encoding ArsR/SmtB family transcription factor — translation MGLTKSELFSDVQNELALTAKAFAHPARIAIIQYLLKTNTCINSDLVQELGLAQATISQHLRELKEIGIIQGDIEGTRVCYCINPIRWEAIKSQFIRMFNEFTPSSPENCC, via the coding sequence ATGGGACTAACCAAATCAGAATTGTTTTCAGATGTACAGAACGAGTTGGCTTTAACCGCCAAGGCGTTTGCACATCCGGCCCGTATTGCCATTATTCAATATCTTCTCAAGACAAACACTTGTATTAATAGCGATCTGGTACAGGAACTGGGTCTTGCCCAAGCCACCATCAGCCAGCATTTACGGGAATTGAAGGAAATAGGTATTATCCAGGGGGATATTGAAGGAACAAGAGTGTGTTATTGTATTAACCCGATTAGGTGGGAAGCGATAAAAAGCCAGTTTATCCGCATGTTTAACGAATTTACCCCTTCTTCCCCGGAAAATTGTTGTTAA